A single window of Martelella sp. NC20 DNA harbors:
- the mscL gene encoding large conductance mechanosensitive channel protein MscL: MLKEFRDFIARGNVVDMAVGIIVGAAFTAIVRSVVSDLIDPLIGLIVGGIDFSDMYVVLSGAVPEGASLAAAREEGAAIFAYGAFISAVINFMIIAFVVFMLVKAINRMRATAEAHRKAAEEQAAVPNPPPGPSELQVLLEIRDELRKRDADAASR, translated from the coding sequence ATGCTGAAAGAATTTCGTGATTTCATCGCAAGGGGTAACGTCGTCGACATGGCGGTGGGCATTATCGTGGGGGCCGCGTTCACCGCGATCGTCCGATCGGTGGTCTCCGATCTCATCGATCCGCTCATCGGCCTGATCGTCGGCGGCATCGATTTCTCCGATATGTATGTGGTCCTGAGCGGCGCCGTGCCGGAGGGCGCGAGCCTTGCGGCGGCGCGCGAGGAAGGGGCCGCGATCTTCGCCTATGGCGCGTTCATCTCCGCGGTTATCAATTTCATGATCATCGCCTTCGTGGTGTTCATGCTGGTCAAGGCGATCAACCGTATGCGCGCCACCGCCGAGGCCCACAGGAAGGCTGCCGAGGAGCAGGCCGCCGTGCCCAATCCGCCGCCCGGCCCGAGCGAGCTTCAGGTGCTGCTCGAAATCCGCGACGAACTGAGAAAGCGGGACGCCGACGCAGCTTCGCGCTAA